CCGCCGCCAGCACATCGGCCAGCCGCACGCCCGTCCAGCGCGCACAGCCCACGGCGCCATGGCCCCAGGCGAGCCCGGGGACGGGCGGCGCGAAGCCACTGCGGCCATTGCCCGCGCATTCCAGCACCGCCGTCACCTCGACCTCGGGGAAGCGGGCGCGCAAATCGCCAAGCCGCAGCGCCAGCGGCCGCGCGACGCGGCCGGTCACCTCCAGCACCCAATCCTCTGCGGCCTCGGGCGGCACCAACGGGAGGGAGCCGTTGTTGCGCACGAAGAAAAGCGCGGCGGGTGTCACGGGATCGCGCAGCAGATGCGGCGGGGTTTCCTGGTTGAGCGCCGGATCGGCCAGGCTGGTCAGGCCGGGCTTGGGGGTTCCGCGCGATTCCTGTCTCGACATGCTCGGCTCCCTGATCGAGTGATGAACCAGCCCGGCGCCTCCGCGTTGCGCGGCCTAACCCCAGATGCGCCCCAGCACCGGCAGGCCCTGCCGATGATGCCACAGCGCAAGGGAGGCGTGTGCGGCCGCAAGCACAATCAGGCTCCAGGCCGCGATCTGGTGGGTGGGGCGGAGCCAGGCATAGAGCGCAGGATCGGGGTCCAGCAGATGCGGCACCGGGATCACCAGGAACAGCGTGGTCGGCACCGGCCCCGCCGCCGCCTGGGCCGTCAGGTATCCCAGCAGCGGCACCACCAGCAGCAGCGCATAAAGCACCCCCTGCCCCCAGCGCGCCGCGCGCTGCCGCCCGGGCGAAAGCCCCGTGAGGACCGGCGCCGGCCGCGCCAGCCGGAAGCCGAGCCGTGCCAGCGTCACGATGAGCACCAGCAGGCCGAAGGTCTTGTGCAGCTGATAGGCCAGGAACTTCGCCAGCAGCTGCGACATGGGCAGCGCCACCATGGCCAGCGAGAGCGCCAGCGTCAGCACCACCAGCACCGCCCCCCAGGCGTGCAGACGCCGCTGCGGGCGGGACCAGCGTTCGGGCGTGCCGCTCACACCGCGATCCGCACATCCACGCTGAGCCGGATCGCGTCCGAGATCAGCGTGCGGTCCGCCACCATGCCGAATTCGCCCCGGCGCATCTCGCCCTCCGCCTGGAAGCGCGCGACGCCGCCCTCGCGCTCGATCAGGCGCGCGGTCATGCGGAAGGGGCGGGTGATGCCACGCACGGCCAATTGCCCGGCGATGGGAAAGCCCCCCGCCTCGGTCAGGCCATTGGCCTCGCCGGCGAAGCGCGCGGTGGGGTGGCGGGCCACGTCGAAATAGGCCTCGGAGCGGAGCAGGTCGGTCGCGCCGGGAAAGGGGATGCTGACCTCCCCCGTCTCGACCACGCATTCCACCGAGGCGTTCTGCGGGTTATCCGGATTGATCAGCAGGGTCGCCTGGAAACGGTCGAATTGCCCCTGCGAGGTAAACAGACCGAGATGGCGCGCGGAAAAGCCGATGCGGCCAACGCTCTGGTCGAACACATAGCGCGTGCGGGTCTGACCCTGCGCCGGCAGGGCGGGCAGGGCAGCAAGGGCCAGCAGGGCGCGGCGACGAATCACGTCCCTTATGTGGGGCGATGATGCTTCAGCGGAAGAGCCCAGGCCGGCCAGCGGCCCAAGGGGCAAAGGACCCGGGCCGACGTGCGGCCCAAGGGGGAAACGACCCGGGCCGGGGTGCGGCCCGGGCGTCTTGGTTCAGCGGCGCAGGCCGAGGCGGGCGATCAGGGCGTCGTAGCGCGCCTTGTCCTTGCGCTTCACATAGTCCAGCAGGCCACGGCGCTGGCCGACCATCACGAGGAGGCCGCGGCGCGAATGGAAATCCTTCGCGTGGGTCTTCAGGTGCTCGGTCAGGTTGGAGATCCGCTCGGAGAGGATGGCCACCTGCACTTCGGGGCTGCCGGTATCGCCGGGCTTGGTCGCGTATTCGAGAATGAGCGCCGCGCGGCGCTCAGCGGTGATCGACATCGGAGGATCCCTTCAAGGTTGGAGAAAAGAACCGGCTCTGGGCGGAAAGCCCCGGCTCAACCGGGCGCCATCAACCGTTCGGGCCGCATCATCCCCTCTTCGAGACGACACAGGCCCACAAACCGCTCCGCTGCCATCGCGCGGACCAGGCCCCCATCGGGGCTGGCCTCGGACGGAACCCGGCCCATCAGCTCGACCAGGCTGATGGCCTGGCCGAAATTGAGGCGGGCGGCCTCGGCTTCCGAGACGGCCAGTGCCGGGATGTCGGCCAGCG
This region of Sediminicoccus rosea genomic DNA includes:
- a CDS encoding cytochrome b; the encoded protein is MSGTPERWSRPQRRLHAWGAVLVVLTLALSLAMVALPMSQLLAKFLAYQLHKTFGLLVLIVTLARLGFRLARPAPVLTGLSPGRQRAARWGQGVLYALLLVVPLLGYLTAQAAAGPVPTTLFLVIPVPHLLDPDPALYAWLRPTHQIAAWSLIVLAAAHASLALWHHRQGLPVLGRIWG
- a CDS encoding YceI family protein; translated protein: MIRRRALLALAALPALPAQGQTRTRYVFDQSVGRIGFSARHLGLFTSQGQFDRFQATLLINPDNPQNASVECVVETGEVSIPFPGATDLLRSEAYFDVARHPTARFAGEANGLTEAGGFPIAGQLAVRGITRPFRMTARLIEREGGVARFQAEGEMRRGEFGMVADRTLISDAIRLSVDVRIAV
- the rpsO gene encoding 30S ribosomal protein S15 gives rise to the protein MSITAERRAALILEYATKPGDTGSPEVQVAILSERISNLTEHLKTHAKDFHSRRGLLVMVGQRRGLLDYVKRKDKARYDALIARLGLRR